The Monodelphis domestica isolate mMonDom1 chromosome 5, mMonDom1.pri, whole genome shotgun sequence DNA segment ATTGGTAATTTGCTTCAGATAACGGGCTTATGCCTGAAATCTCTGCTAACAGGGGAGGCTGATGGAAAATTTGAGTTaagagttctgagctgcagtacAGCAAAAACCAATTGGGTGTCCTCTCTAAATCTGGCACCAATGGTTATCCTCCAGGAGCAGAGGGCCACCAGGATCCTTAAGAAGGGGCCAACTGGCCCCTCATCTAAAGTCAAGTAGATGAAAACTTCTGTGCTCTTAAGTAGTAGGTTCAAGGCCCGAGAGTGACAGCTCACTTCCAGCCAGCTTAAGAGGGAGATAGTCTTCTAAACAAAAcaaccaagaaaagcccaaagcGTTGTGATAAAATTAGTGAGTGTGGCAATATAGTTTATAGTGACAGTGTGTCAAAACAGGAATTCCATTAATTTTTCCAGCCTTTGGTAATAAAGTTTTGTCTTTGAGTCAAACAAAAACAGCCCCAAAGGGTCCAACATCAATATGTTGATTTCAATTtgcttcaaggaaaaaaaatagtcatCTGTATAATGACACTGAATTACAGAATTAAATATTTCCTCCAAGGCCTGTTACAAATTTTTTAGTCCATCTACAAGTGGCTAATATCTTAAAGCTTAACTAGAATTCTACTATCAAgccaaaaaattattattgtatgGAAACACTTATGTTCAATACATTAGTTCACATGAAATTGTTAgaactcttttccttttctgaatatCAGAACTCAGAGTGCAGCAGTTAGAAATCCCAAGAGAATGAATAACCACATTGATCAAAATATGAGCCACTTTTGATTGTCTTTATGAAATGAGATAtccttgaaagaaaacaaaatatgttcATATAGgtatgcaatgaaaataatccaGTCAGTTTTTTCTATAGATCAGATTTGGGAAGAGAAAAGGGCAATGTACATTTGGACAAAAGCAGTATTAAgacattttctttctaaaataggGTTAAAACAAATGCTTTCACAAATGATGCTATCATGTCCATTTTCTTCTTAAGCAGTCTGTGTTCTAATTTTCATGGCTCAGTATTCCTAGATATTTTTACTGACTATCCTCTTAGCAAAGATTATTTAAGGCATTAGGCAGGATAATTCAACTATTgacagtttttaatatttttaaatttagactTGAATATTAGGCTCTAATACTTtgaaaatgttcattgaatttttttattgGCAGAAAGGATTTGATGTGTTCAATGCACTAGATTTGatggaaaataaaacattcctAGAAAAACTCAAGTTTGGTATAGGAGATGGTAATTTGCAATATTATTTGTACAACTGGCGGTGTCCAGGAACAGAATCTGAAAAGGTAAGTGGAAACTAGGGTAAAATGCAATTGGTTTAAGTTTAAAaactttccttcattctttttaaaggtatttttaaTATCAAGTTTTATATACCTTTAAAAGtaaagtggggcagctgggtagctcagtggattgagagccaggcctagagactggaggtcgtaggttcaaatttggcctcagacacttcctagctgtgtgaccctggacaaatcacttaagccccattgccgagcccttaccattcttctgccttggagccaatacacagtattaattccaagacagaaggtaagggttaaaaaaaaaaagtgatgcatTTTCACCTTATGTTATAAATACTGGTTTGCCTACATTTAAACTTgtgcagataggtggctcagtggaaagaaaggaagacctgagttcaaatccaactatAGATATTTACTAGCATTGTGACCCTAAGCATgctacttaacctctctgtgcctcaattttaaCTACAAGATAAGGAAAATTACAATATCTATGTCCCAGGAGTAtttagaggatcaaatgagattataattataaagtgcttagcacagagtctTGCACATTactaaatgctacataaatgttattatcattactattattcctTTTTCTGACTATtgcatttcttccctttctttaggTTGGTCTTGTTTTACAGTAGGACATTTTCATTTCTAGAACTCTGCAGTCATCATTTGAGTTCCTGTTCTAGTTGACAAATCTCGGAACCACTGTTCCAAAGAATAAAAGCACAATTTAAGTGAAATCAAAGTGATCtataaaatctgaaaatatgaagaaattccacacttgaccaattttacttatttttgtcaattttgaaatgaaaaattcaTCCAACTTATAGTTTGTTCCTCGGAGAGAACAGGGGGAGAAAGGTACTGAGCACATTCCTCTTATTTTCAGAGCTTTAGTTGCCTCTTGACAAAGAGAAGGTATTtttccattgtagaaaatggacTTTTTATACAAACTGAACTGCAGTGAAGGATTAATGAAAGAAAATCTTTGCTAATACATAAACTGctgcatttctatttattaagtGGTAATGTTTGTCAGTGTTACAGAATGAAGGATTCATTCTGAATATTTTTGCTTATTCATTTCACATGGATATTATTTGGGCAAATTTATAAGAGGCCAATACTTTTGTAGCTCAAATGAGAAGTCTTGGTAATTAAGTGTGAAGCTGTATAAAAATGTACTGGGTTGACTGGTGCATTTATCAAATACACAATGCTGCCAAGTcaataaaaacacaaatttatACTTTGCTCTTCACAAGATCAGTGGATTCAATCAGTAAGTAGCACTGAACTGTTTGGTGCAATCATTACATTCTGTCTGAAAGAGTATACCCTCATTACTATATATTGCAGCTGCTGTTcaattttagtttagttttttttttcctttaaagcaaTGTGAGGGAAAGATCCCAAActaaatacccaatgaaattaattaatgcTATCAGGACACTGATAGTCTGAATGTTTCCATTGCTAATGCAAATTGCACAAGTTCCTTTAAACCAATTTTGATTTAACAGGACATGTCATTCTAATGAAAATATCTTATTTGTAAATAAGTATTCATAATTTTGTTACTGACAGTGTTTTTATCCAGAGTTTGAAACAAAGTTTCACTGtgtaacatatgtgtatataaaatataaatatattgccAATAGTCAGAAAAGATAGGGAGCTACTAATGAGGCCTTGTAATGGGCTTTGACTTAAATGCTACAAAATgacattctttctcctttctttataaTAAATGTAGTTTCTAAAGCTCTCCCTTTCACAAATATGTACAACTATGTGATGGCATTTCTcttgataaaaagagaaattaaaataattttcccaacTGGTAAGATATAAAACAAGTCGAGGGGCTATCTATACAGCTTTGTTCTGAAGCTTTTTCCCTAGTTGAGAACTGTCTAAAACATGTGATCACTAAAGCTACCACTAGAGGGACTTATTGGACCATTGGGTCTATACAAGCAGAGGTGTCAAATACCACAGCCAGCAATACTCCTGAGtggccagaaccagattaaaatataattgggaaacatttaacaaaataaataaaaatacgaAGTTTTCTAAAGCAACAGGGGGCCCACAGGAATCTTTATATACAGTTTAATAGCAAACAGGGTGTTCAGAAAGTTTTGGTgccattttaaattttgaaagtTTAGCACAcaagggtgtcccaaaagtcttagtgcagtttaaaACAAAGTTTAATGTTGTATTAAGACTTTGGAGGACAGTCTCCAGCACTAGACCTGCATTTCTTTCAAGTACCCCAAGGGATCTCTTAAATTTATATAGTTACCATATATCCTTTTCACAATACTGAAGGTGTTCTCCCAATTCATGTTAGACAAGGCTTCAAAAAGCCAAAGAGAATTAACCAACAACAAAATGtttcaaaaaatgttttgaacCAACAACCACCctgcctttaaaatattttaatagagggAAAGGACTTTATTAGGGATCCTAAAGATATAGGCTAAAAATAGGTATTtttgaaattgaatttaaaattgaaaaaactaTTTTGCATTCTAAAAATTTGGCATTTATTTGAGACAAAATGATCCTACCAACTCAATTACACATTTTAACCCTCTTAATTTTATCAAGATGCTGTTTTAAAATTGAGCTTAATAAATAAACCATggatttgtttttcccttttcaatAAGACAGTCATAACTTCTCCATTCTTATGTACAATTTAagtatatcatctgtaaagatgCCAAAACAAACTGTAAAACTACCCATGTTGAGGGGGGGGGAAAAAACAGATTGGAAATCCTTGAACTTTAGACTTATAATCAGCATTTGATACAACTCCTTCAACCAATGTAGTGACTAAAGTGAAGCAATATAccatgttcacacagctaatcagtgagagccaggcctacacaTATTTTATAAGAAACTACTTCATTATCCTGAAAACACAAATTCTAGAATGTTCTGCTCTAttaaaaccaaaaattatttctagctAAAAAGCACCTTTGAGATTTACTACTAATAAACCCTCTCAACAAATATAGAGTAAACCTTCTGGTAGAACCTCAAAATTCAAACGACTTACAttttgattataaaaataaacaactcaTAAGCCCCCTTCTGCATCTACCTGTGTATTTAGGTTTGTGGCCTTTGTTAGTTATTTTTAATACAGTTGCAGAACATTATTTTGTCTAATTGCCTCACTTTTTTTATCGTTGAACTTGTCATTTCTTTGcatttcattatattaatataatttattcgGAGATAATTTATCCAAATGTCATGGGACAGTTCAATTTTTCACTATTAAAAAATAAGCCAACTATAAGAAAATACTTATTGGCcacctctttttaaaatccttagagCAGGAGGTTCTAAACTTTTGTGTTATGGACTCCTCTAGGAGTCTGATGAAGACCATAGGATCCCTTCTTagattgttttttaatatatagaattacaaaggaaatcagttagcaaaatgttttaaaaaataagtgttcAGAcccaaggttaagaacccttgctctaGAGATACAGTTGCAACAAAAACAttctttgaactctttttttttaatctcccaaTTACCACAGTATGTTTTTCATGTATTTAAGATTATGGCACTAGGAACCTTTAACTTTGTTGTTAAAATGAATTTCCTAAAATGcctatttaaaaagtatttatcacTCCATGCATCTAATCTAGAATATACGAAAGTACCATACTTTATGTACATTGACTAGACTTGGGCAAAGGAATTTGCCTTTGCAATATATCTAGCTTTTCTACCTGTCCACTCCATTATAAAATAGAACTCATTGTCTGACAGTCTTATCCCTGAGTAGAATGAAGTGTTCTTTTTTCACTATTCCATGATGAAAGCCTAAACTAGCAAAAATGAAACTATTACAAAATGTATAATAAAGGGATTGCCCATTTTCTCCCTCTAAGACACTCATTTATAAAGAATGAATTATTACAATTGATTCCCCTTACCCATTAACCTTAATACTTACTGAtacataaaatttcaaaattaagtGGATTGTTTCCAGACGACCATTTCAAGTCTGATAGTTTCCTTTGGCTGAATGTATTTCATTAGAATAACGCATATATAACCCAATTTCATATGCACTATGAATCAGAACCATGTCAGCTATGGCATAATGAGTTTGATAGGAAGACAGGTATCATAAAATACAGACTTTTCACAAACCAGCATCTTACTGGCCTTTTAAATGAACTTATATCAGTTTGAACATGTTTTAatacctttttgtttttatactcagatttttttttaaataattgatgcTTTTAAGCATTTGTTTAAAACTATATGTTTGTGCtctaaagttaatttttttacaaGGAACATTTAACAAGCAATATAGTGAGGACATATGtaaaagtaattcattttattaGAAATTAGTTTCAATTGTGAAAAGATGTTTTCAAGTTATGTTTCACATGTTACTTTAAagtagtttttttattttttgatggtTTCTTTATCTTATTGGGATTTGGaattagtttctttatttttagggGCTGTAAAGTTACAGCAGAAGTATCTTGCTGACATTCAACAAGCTTTCGCTTATTTTTAGTAAGCTCTTCAAAGGAGGTTTCTAAAACATTTGCATCTTGAGTTTCCAAAGTTTCAATGTCTGTATCTTCCAGGGAATCTTTAGTTTTGTCATGAAGCCAGGGCACATGCAAACTAGGCACCCTGGGAATTATAGCTTTTAGTTCTTCAACAAAGGCTTCAGTGTTCTTTTTGAAACCCAGAGCTAAGACACACTTTAAACCAATAACGGGTGCAATGCTTTCACTAAGGCGTGGAACCTGGCAAGCTGGGATAGCTCTGCTGACACTCAACTGAATCAGGTGGGAGGTCATCATAGCAGGTTTGACAGATTTGCACACTAACACTAAAAGCAGTTCATTTTTTTCTAGCGCTCTGGTGACTTCATTAATCCCAATGGCAAGTTGTTTCCTCACATGTATAGGAGTCCATCCAGGTACTTTCTGGCtaacttctgtttcttttttctttggaactTCATCATTATCAATAGAATCCTTTTCTTTAGTTTGTCGTTTTGAAATAGGccgttttttcttctttggattctCAATCTTTTGAAGTCCAACATGTTTAAATCTTTCTTCTagtgtctgtaaaatgaagtgcaTATCATCTCTGTCCAGAGTAGTCCAGTTGACAGCATACGGGTTATTTAGCACCGTCTTTACAGTAAATGATTTTGCTTTCCGTATAGATCCCTTCCCTGATGCTGCAGCCATCTTGAATGTTCTTTGACACCAAAACtattaaagaaaattagaattaattggGAGcccttatttaaaataaatgttttcagcAAATATATCTTGTTTGTTGTCTTATTCTATATtaccaaataaaaataagtcaCATTTTTATAGCCACTCCACTAATCCATGTAAAACTTCTTTAAAACAATATGGAAttactttcattggaatttgGTATCACTCTTCAAACAGGAGAAAAGTAAAGCCAATATTACCCATCCTGGGAAATAAGATGGTTTATGTTACACAAATTTATgagcaacatttttttaaattgtttttgcttttcttcataaaaatctaGTAATACTCTAAGTACTTATtaactcctttcttccttccacttaactgtgaactccttgagagcaggggatTGTTTGTGTCTCTTTGTACTTCAAAAGCCTAGCACTTGACATAtaagttaataaatgttttctgagcACTATTTTCAGAAAGATATAGCACTACAATTCTAGTTTGGGGAAGACATTTAAAACCTTACAATGCAAGTACTGACATCGTTTCTCTCACTAGCCCCACATTCTGGCCAGCCCCATttacttatatgtgtacataagtgtgttatttatacatgtatgcatatatacacacatatatatgtaaatgcaaATATGTGTATTTTGTGTCCTTCCAATTAAAGTTTACCTACAACACCCGCCCTGCTTTCAAACAGTGCATTCAGAGAGGTAGCCTGAATAATGGAAGGAGAATGGGACTTGAGTGAAGAAACTAGAGTTCTATTTTCTGTTCTGCTAATCAGACAcatcaacaaaaaaaataaacaaaaaaaacctttccttctctGCTTAGTTTCTTAATTTGGGTAAATAAATATAAGTCATATACCATGCCTATTCTTGGTCCACTGGTTAGATTTAAGCAAATTTGACACGTTAGAGCagagatggcaaacctatggcatgggtgccaaagatgtaGCAGAGCACTCTTTGGGCCctgggcaccccccccccccaataccttactagaaaggcagagggccttGGGAAGaaatgctcccctccccctctccacactgcttgataacatttttttcacatcacccacccctctgcccaataaGAGTGCAGTCAAGGTGGCAACTCACCAGGGAGCAGAGCACTAGggccacttccctccccctctctacacttgaggatattcctcacttcaacagcccctgcccagcagcccacaCATTACCTAATAAAGAAGATGGCATAGAAAAGATAATGTACAAGATATACCGACATTTATTATAGCAATAAAGGGAAGCCACATATGCACGTATAGCATACATATAGAgcctttttatataaataagcaCTGAAAGCCATATGTTCATATACATTATAAAGTTAGCTTATGCATACATAATAAATGTGTTTGTATATACGTAGTTTGTACATTTCCTCCCAAAgttatctcctctattagaatatgaactttGGGGAGTGAGgtaagggaagctaggtggttcggTGGGCTGACCAGACTAGAGAAGGGAGGacctcctagctttgtgaccctgggcaagtcacttaacccccaatgcttaAGCCCTTACTGTGcatttgccttggaacccatatatagtagattctaaaatagaagataagggtgtttttttgttgtttttttttttttaatggagctCTCCGAAAGCAAGGCAGATTAGCATCTCTTCACATGCCCATCGTTTGGTATAAAATTTGGCACACAACCTGCGCTTAATAAAAGCTCTCAAACTGACCCTTCTCCCTCCGCATGCAGAAGGCGTTTCGTAAGTACTTGGTGAATGAATTAATGGAGGATTAACAGAAAGGACCCCGTGCGGAGCCTCATACCCAGCAGAGTGTAGAAGCGCGGCCCGAACGGCACGTCGGCCATTCTACTCGGGGCTGTTGTCCTGCTGGGGTCATGAGGCCAACCAGGGCTTGGGCCTCGCGGGCCTCACAGACAACCAGTATCGGTCCCTACTCCATCTCCCTTCCCCTGCCAAGACATAGCGGGTTTCACGTACCACAGGGAGCCAACTCACAGTCCAGGGTTCTTCGCCCTCCACAGGCTTCCGGACAACCGGCAGCACATTTGAGGTCACCTCAAAGCGAGCATGCGCACAGCCCTCCCCTTcctgaaagagaaaggggaaggaaaagatgaaatCGCGCAGCTCCAAACTGAGACTTTGTGCAAAGCGCAGAACGAAGACCCGCCTCCCCCTCACCGGCAGCCAATTAAAAAGAAGCCAAACTCGTTCCGGATGTACTTCTGCCGGGCGGAGGAATTTCCTTCCGGGAACTGGTCGGTTGCATGGTAACCAGCCTATACTGTCTCGGAGACTGCCATCCTCTGGCATGTTTTGTGATTTTCAATTTGGATGACTACCTTATCAGTTTGGTTTTGTCCCCGCCTACTCCCCAGAGCTTCAAATTTGAGGGACCCAAAGGTTAATTGGAGCTGCTAGCTTTAAACAGGGAGTACCCCTCTAACCCTTAACGTCAATTTGGACCCTGTAAATTGGTTTgcagttcttttgagaactgtctgttcatatccttagaTTCCTTTTCAATCGGGGAACGTCTTTTAGTTTTTGCTATTTTTATGACTTGCCTGTGTATCgtagattcaattcaattcaataaacatttattaaactaccTACTACGTGCCTGGTACTGTGCTAGGAGCTGGGAATACTAAAAGAGCCAAACATAGCCTCTGCCCACAAGGGGCTCACAGTCtagtgagggagacaacatgcaaacaaataaatacagggACTGATTAAAGGCAGGAATGCACTGTAATTGAGAAGTtagaaaagacttcctgtagaacggtggaattttagctggaaATTTAAGGAAGCCTTAAAATGCTATTGCCTTCCCCTAGAGATTACCTCCCATTTATCATGCATTTATCTTTTTTCATACATAGTTGCTTACCTGTCTTTCTCTTTAGAATGAGCTCCTTAAGAGTAGAGCCTTTTAGCTTTTGTTTATACCAcaaacacttagcacaatactattattaaatgtttattgatgtgACTTAAAgatatttcataatatttttcgCCCTTATATTCTATTACTTTTCAAGTTTTGATGCCAGAATGTATCTAGAATTTTGCCAGTTTCCATTAAATTGTTAGCCTCAACTTCCTCCTTTTTGCTGTTAAGGTGACTGTTAGTCAGTGACAGTGGAAaccttttttgagaaaaaaaaaaagtaggtagGTAATGGGATATGATGGAAAGTCCACTAGATTTTAAGTTGAGGACTTAGTTTGAATCCTTCAACTTTGGACAGATCACAACCTCAatggacttcaatttcctcatctgtaaaatgaaaattttagttCTAAATGATCTCTGTATTCTCAACaaactaaatctatgatccctcaAATAGCCTCATGATAGAGAAAGAGAGCACTAATGTCTCAGAAGTGTCATGAGTTGCTTGTCATATGTGTTCTATGTCCATAATCTTTCATGCTTGTTCTCTGGCCACCTTTGTTTCCTATGTGTATGACCCTCTATACATGTTCTTTGGTCACATTACTTTCTTGTGTGTTTTCCAACTAGTGGTGTAGTGTTACCTGTGGATGGTATATCCTTGTGGGCAAGGAGGAAATCTTTCTTGCCACTTGTTTTGCTATgctatttaattaaatgtatttcaCTTGGAACTAATtcatcctttttcctctcttaacAGAGTTAGTATAAGGCACaattgagataatgtatgtaaaacactCTAATAAAGGCTTTTACAAATAGCATTTAGTAGGAGGAAATTAGGGGTAGGAAGAGAATGACCAATAAAAGAAAAGCTGTGGTCTTTTTTAAATGCTGCTCTACAAAGTGCCTTAAATTAGTAGTGGTATTCTGGGGCCCACATGCAAAGGGACCCAGAGTACTACACCTAAATCATGCTTTTCATAGTGATTACCTTTCATCAAGGAAGGGCAATGATCAGGGAAATAGGAAAATCAATCCTGGACATTTTTCTAGATATGTATATTAAGTGGCTCCCAACATAATAgttaggtggcacattggatagaatcGGAAGGACCTGAATTTGATACTTAACCAACTGTgcagccctggacaagtcacttaagtacccttagcctcagttttttcagcctcaaaataaggataataatagaattcatcttccagaattgttgtgaaatgtgataacatatgtaaagcattttgcaaacctgaaTGTGCTAtataatgctagctattgttattatagaCAACACATAAATATATAGGCTATACATAAACAGAGCAGGCTCCCTGGTCAAAGAGATTATGACAGAAGGCATAGAAAAGCCAACCTTTCTATATAATAGAAATGCTACTCATGTTTAACTTCCATAACACTTGAGCAAATAGATATTCCTTAATCACAACAACTaacttttcatcattttcatcaagGCTCGAGttttcatcaacatcatcaattcatctgtcaataaacatttattaaatattatgtgccaggcattgtgctaagctaggaatataaaagcaaaaacaatcgtcccctgccttcaagaagttcatattctaatgggtgAGACATGCAACAACTCTGTCCGTTACAagatatataccatatatatttcatatatatatttggaaaataatccaagagggaagacactagcttTGATTGAGGATCAGGAAAGTCCTCTTGCATTTCTTTCAGAAGATAAGATTGAGATGGGTCTTAAAGTCAGATAAGCCAAGAGGCAACCAGGAGGGAGAACACTCCAGACAAGGACAATGCCAATGAGAAAACAGGGATTCAGGAGATGGAGGGtcatgtttgaggaacagcaaaaagGCCAGTAGATTTCTTGGAAAGAAAGTATAAGAAGCCTGGGAaagaaacccagtggaattgcatgccagATATGGAGGGggataggggaggggaggggaggaaaggaacatgagtcttgtaaccatggaaaattattctaaatcatctaattaaataaattttttaaaaaaagaagccttgaaagggaggaagaacacAGGATATAAAGGGTTTTTATAAACTGTTTAGCTCTAATCTTCCTCCTGTAGTAGGCCAAGTTACTACTCATGAGTATTCTATAATAGAGGATACAAGGGAACAGGGGAAAGAAACTTACTCAAgtccatgaatttatttttaattttatttttttataacccttaccttccattttagaatcaagactgtgttttggttctaaggcaaaagagtagtaagagtTAGGGCAATGggagttgtaaacctcaaaattccttagacttataaatgttggaaatttcaccattgggaaatttcatacttgaaaaatttcctattgatagtgggtcttggctattggaatgtgaaccccattggcatgggaggttcctcttcctcccttcttaagattactttaggacagaaaccttttgctgaacaatggaaaggactttgacctatgcttaagcatagaacaggaatttctttgagtcatgattgattttagaattgatacaatggagatacttggaatcaatctccaccctattcagtcctaacaggattgagtaagggctgcagcctagatcaaaatgtaattattccaatctctaccctactcaggttaacaggatttagaaagggctgtagcaaaggatcaaagatttaattatttgaaaatatgaccttcaacagacatgtgcaaagccagagacctctgggcagtcctgggttaagctagagcctccattggcacagggaaattgatggacaggtgattggtagatgtgaggactgaggggagggaacttggatggttttccttaaggataggggggtctgaagactcgaggtggtggttgaggagttggtctgagtggttggtgtgtgctctgagaagcttgctctgaaggaagctgaaggtgggggcctctaagactgtttctccattttggtcacgtgagtaataattttctttgccccagctatctaagggcttgggccttttggcccagcctaaacagaaggggtatttaagccctattcccttctctcccttttctctctctctctctctaattcctttcttcctcctgttgtaattaaactccataaaagattgactgctgacttgagttttcatttaggaattacatagctgaattccttggcgaccttaaattaatatatatcagtcttttaaaagtgatttccttgtcacagagttaagtgatttgctcagggtcacacagctaggaagtacctgaggccagatttgaacctaggacctcccatctctagacctcactctcaatccattgaacaacctagctgcctctcaagCCCACTGATTTATGGACTTCTAGAATGTGAGTCCTTAAAAGATCCCTAAAGAGTCTATATAGTTTACCattttcactttatagatgaagaaatgggagaccaaggaaaggaaaatgactttCCCACGGTCATAAAATAGTAATAAAGTCTTATCCACAAGCACATTTTCCTGGCTCTCCCAATGCTGGGTTTTTTAAATGACAGGATTAAGCCTCTCCAGTTTGGTAAATGATTCAGTTGGGAAAGAGAACACAGGCTTGAAGAAAGGGTGGCAAGTCACTCTGGCTTTAATTTATCTTTACTTTTCTTATTCATTGGGTTGGTTAATTGGCTGGGCAAAAATTCTCTTTAGGgaagaaataattttcctttggGCTCTGGGAATGAGGAACTGTTCACCAGCATCATTTACGCCAAGTTTTCCTGAGGCCTTTTTCCAGCAGGTGGAAGCAGAGCAACAGGACTAAAGTTCTGCATTTAAGAACTCTAGCCTGCCACCCAGCCAT contains these protein-coding regions:
- the RPP38 gene encoding ribonuclease P protein subunit p38, with protein sequence MTPAGQQPRVEWPTCRSGRASTLCWFWCQRTFKMAAASGKGSIRKAKSFTVKTVLNNPYAVNWTTLDRDDMHFILQTLEERFKHVGLQKIENPKKKKRPISKRQTKEKDSIDNDEVPKKKETEVSQKVPGWTPIHVRKQLAIGINEVTRALEKNELLLVLVCKSVKPAMMTSHLIQLSVSRAIPACQVPRLSESIAPVIGLKCVLALGFKKNTEAFVEELKAIIPRVPSLHVPWLHDKTKDSLEDTDIETLETQDANVLETSFEELTKNKRKLVECQQDTSAVTLQPLKIKKLIPNPNKIKKPSKNKKTTLK